One region of Halodesulfovibrio sp. genomic DNA includes:
- the lipB gene encoding lipoyl(octanoyl) transferase LipB — translation MQIIDLGQIRYKDAERIQMERLDAVVTGAEQTLYLLEHDPVITFGRNGGRENLHVSDEHLSAAGIDLVHSSRGGNITCHFPGQLVAYPIFRIAKRPGGMRQFFNDLEEIVIRTASDFGVTATRQDGRPGVWVENRKICSIGIGMKKWTSYHGLALNVQRDVELFRMITLCGLADAEPSSLAQELNRDELPMQEVKDVLTRHFQTIFTHSTVAQG, via the coding sequence ATGCAGATTATCGACCTTGGACAAATTCGATACAAAGACGCCGAACGCATCCAAATGGAGCGCCTTGACGCTGTCGTAACGGGTGCAGAGCAAACACTCTACCTGCTGGAACACGATCCGGTTATCACCTTCGGGAGAAACGGTGGTCGTGAAAATCTGCACGTCAGCGACGAGCACCTCAGTGCAGCTGGCATTGACCTTGTGCATTCCTCCCGCGGCGGAAACATTACCTGCCATTTCCCCGGTCAGCTTGTGGCATACCCTATATTTCGAATTGCCAAGCGTCCTGGAGGCATGCGCCAATTCTTTAATGATCTGGAAGAAATTGTTATCCGCACCGCCAGTGACTTTGGAGTAACGGCAACAAGGCAAGACGGTCGCCCCGGTGTGTGGGTAGAAAACCGTAAGATATGCTCAATCGGTATCGGCATGAAAAAATGGACAAGCTACCACGGGCTGGCACTCAACGTACAGCGCGATGTGGAACTATTCCGAATGATTACCCTTTGCGGATTAGCCGACGCAGAACCTTCATCCCTTGCCCAAGAACTTAATCGCGACGAACTGCCTATGCAGGAGGTCAAAGATGTCCTCACAAGACACTTCCAAACCATATTTACGCATTCCACCGTGGCTCAAGGTTAA
- the lipA gene encoding lipoyl synthase, with the protein MSSQDTSKPYLRIPPWLKVKIPCNKTYSATHDLVQDLNLHTVCQSAKCPNMFECFSEHTATFLIMGDTCTRTCAFCNIESGTLASLDPTEPNRVAEASKRLALKHVVVTSVTRDDLEDGGAAHFAATIRAIRTQQPDSTIEVLIPDFKGDEDALNAVIAASPDIINHNVETPPVHYAEIRPQADYQQSLELLKRVNQAGCVAKSGLMVGLGETDDEVRGVIDDLAAINCDIVTIGQYMRPSMKHPAVERYVHPDVFEEYAQYGKSKGIPHVFSAPLVRSSYNAALFAETCKKRNPSQ; encoded by the coding sequence ATGTCCTCACAAGACACTTCCAAACCATATTTACGCATTCCACCGTGGCTCAAGGTTAAAATTCCTTGTAATAAAACCTACAGTGCCACACACGATCTGGTACAAGACCTGAATTTACATACAGTCTGTCAGAGCGCCAAATGTCCCAACATGTTTGAGTGCTTTTCTGAGCATACTGCAACTTTTCTCATCATGGGCGACACCTGTACCCGAACCTGTGCCTTCTGCAACATAGAAAGCGGGACTCTTGCATCGCTCGACCCTACGGAACCTAACCGCGTAGCTGAGGCATCAAAGCGTCTAGCCCTCAAACACGTTGTCGTAACATCAGTCACCCGCGATGACCTTGAAGATGGCGGTGCAGCCCACTTTGCCGCCACCATTCGAGCCATTCGTACGCAGCAGCCTGATTCCACTATTGAAGTTCTTATTCCCGATTTTAAAGGAGATGAGGACGCACTGAATGCAGTTATTGCTGCAAGTCCGGATATCATTAACCACAATGTGGAAACCCCGCCTGTGCACTATGCAGAAATCCGCCCACAAGCGGACTACCAGCAAAGTCTGGAACTGCTGAAGCGGGTTAATCAAGCCGGATGCGTTGCCAAGTCAGGACTTATGGTCGGTCTTGGTGAAACGGATGACGAAGTACGAGGCGTTATTGATGACCTTGCCGCCATTAACTGCGACATCGTAACCATCGGACAATATATGCGTCCTTCAATGAAACACCCAGCCGTAGAGCGCTATGTTCATCCTGATGTGTTCGAAGAGTATGCACAGTACGGTAAATCCAAAGGGATTCCTCACGTATTCAGTGCCCCATTAGTACGGTCATCGTACAATGCTGCACTGTTTGCGGAAACTTGTAAAAAACGTAATCCTTCCCAATAG
- a CDS encoding sigma 54-interacting transcriptional regulator, with the protein METKTEEQYVDQPADSVELDRGELNSATPKEDILGSHWRLTRLLNNLPGTAYRCSLSEDYQYTLEFVSRGSIDLLGITPEALVAKNTNVLELMAHPEDLPSMRRELEEAILGKRPYKMLYRITLDDDGSKWVLDQGECVFDSAGNPIYIEGIIIDISAQKMREFELLQENHRLQGFMEDRFRLGSIIGKSQGMRDVFKLILKAGNSNANVIILGETGTGKDLVAQTIHEHSGVSGAYVAVNCGAIPPNLMESEFFGHKKGAFSGATSNRKGYLAAADGGTLFLDEVGEIDLSLQVKLLRALESKLYTPVGGSEPQRSQFRLVAATNRDLAQMVKDGTMRSDFFFRLHVLPIRVPPLRDRLEDLPLLVTEFMSRYLGKNADVPSLPVKLRAAFETHHWPGNVRELQNVLERYLTFGEVILSDFGAQVSKGSMDLDDALEAAAAYSTLTEAMEAVERHLMLKALEKNHWRKGQTAKYLGLNMRTMQRKLKKYSM; encoded by the coding sequence ATGGAGACTAAGACCGAAGAGCAGTATGTCGATCAGCCTGCGGATAGTGTAGAGCTTGATAGGGGAGAACTGAACAGCGCTACCCCAAAAGAGGATATACTGGGAAGCCACTGGCGATTAACTCGTTTGCTGAACAATTTGCCGGGGACAGCATACCGCTGTTCGCTCAGCGAAGATTATCAATATACATTGGAATTTGTTAGCCGTGGCAGCATTGATCTTCTTGGCATTACGCCGGAAGCGCTTGTTGCTAAAAACACCAATGTACTTGAGTTAATGGCACATCCAGAAGATTTGCCGTCTATGCGTCGCGAACTTGAAGAAGCGATTCTTGGTAAGCGTCCTTATAAGATGCTTTACCGTATCACGCTGGATGATGACGGCAGTAAGTGGGTCTTAGATCAGGGTGAATGTGTTTTCGACAGTGCAGGCAATCCTATCTATATCGAAGGCATTATTATTGACATCAGCGCGCAAAAAATGCGCGAATTTGAACTGTTGCAGGAAAACCATCGCCTTCAGGGCTTCATGGAAGACCGCTTCAGGCTTGGGAGCATCATCGGCAAAAGTCAGGGTATGCGCGATGTTTTTAAGCTGATTTTGAAAGCAGGCAACAGTAATGCTAACGTAATCATTTTAGGTGAGACTGGAACCGGTAAGGATCTCGTTGCACAGACTATCCATGAGCATAGCGGTGTGAGCGGCGCATATGTTGCTGTTAACTGCGGTGCTATTCCTCCTAACTTGATGGAAAGTGAATTTTTTGGGCACAAAAAGGGCGCTTTCTCCGGTGCTACAAGCAACCGCAAAGGCTATCTTGCCGCAGCAGATGGCGGCACACTCTTCCTTGACGAGGTAGGGGAAATTGATCTGTCTTTACAGGTTAAGTTGCTCCGTGCACTCGAAAGTAAATTATACACCCCTGTGGGGGGAAGTGAGCCACAGCGCTCTCAGTTCCGACTTGTTGCCGCAACAAACCGTGATCTTGCCCAGATGGTAAAAGACGGCACAATGCGCTCGGACTTCTTCTTCCGCCTCCATGTCCTACCTATTCGTGTTCCGCCTCTTCGTGATCGTCTGGAAGACCTGCCATTGCTGGTTACCGAATTTATGTCCCGCTATTTAGGGAAGAATGCTGATGTGCCGAGTTTGCCTGTTAAGCTTCGTGCAGCGTTTGAGACCCACCACTGGCCGGGAAATGTTCGTGAGCTGCAAAACGTTCTTGAGCGTTACCTGACGTTTGGTGAAGTGATTTTGAGTGATTTTGGAGCACAGGTTTCTAAAGGCTCTATGGACTTGGATGATGCGTTGGAAGCTGCTGCTGCCTATTCTACACTCACAGAAGCCATGGAGGCTGTGGAGCGCCACCTTATGCTGAAAGCTCTTGAAAAGAACCACTGGCGCAAAGGACAGACAGCTAAGTATCTCGGACTGAATATGCGTACTATGCAGCGGAAATTGAAAAAATATTCTATGTAG
- a CDS encoding alkaline phosphatase family protein: MTSEAKRIALLGFDCAIPKRLEALMEEGALPNFKKFKAEGSYMTEGYNMPTVTPPSWASICTGAYPRTHGVEDYYYYNEGESLHFSKCVQAFGSKMLKAETIWDAWDKAGKKCLVVNYPTSWPSKLENGVMVQGEGLSAAESRWQIEGYEHKEHLCAESCVSTDYYPIGVQASFEDAEGWKNLPEEIEDADPLEIVIPMEFAHAMEKLAPQTWYGLTWESDDDGYDVFALCPEKDFSKAFFTIKLRDWSDVIEGDFPMAADGRIEKGYFRCKLMELSDDAEDFKLYISGINGTHGFCAPDDALKNVDFTKNILGNDMGFVALANGIIDDETVLELAQFHSEWLTEVLTTLMKDHPDWDLLYMHSHLVDWFYHGYLDKMEDGNEEEKKKAYDMERVIYQIEDKFLGIMMDHMPEDALTCLISDHGATPMGPILNTAEALKQAGLCAYEARSNDDASAFFDESEGFNYDLIPEKSLAVPQRYMFVYVNLKSKYPGGIVEDEDYEKVRNQIIDALYDYKHPETGERPVMCAIPKEDAKVFGMGGEQAGDVVYVLKPEYMAEHGYGFPTGESGCGSLKNIMLWKGPGVKKGFVYERPRWLVDVVPTFCHATGNPVPADTEGAVIYQIFEKHNN, encoded by the coding sequence ATGACTTCAGAAGCCAAAAGAATTGCACTTCTCGGTTTTGACTGCGCTATTCCTAAGCGCCTTGAAGCTTTGATGGAAGAAGGCGCTCTGCCTAACTTTAAGAAATTTAAGGCAGAAGGCTCTTACATGACTGAAGGCTACAACATGCCTACAGTTACTCCTCCATCTTGGGCTTCCATTTGTACAGGTGCTTACCCTCGTACTCACGGTGTAGAAGATTACTACTACTACAACGAAGGTGAATCCCTCCACTTCTCCAAGTGTGTACAGGCATTTGGCTCTAAAATGCTCAAAGCTGAGACTATTTGGGATGCTTGGGATAAAGCTGGCAAGAAATGTCTGGTAGTTAACTACCCTACTTCTTGGCCTTCCAAACTCGAAAACGGTGTAATGGTTCAGGGCGAAGGTCTTTCCGCTGCTGAATCCCGTTGGCAGATCGAAGGCTACGAGCACAAAGAACACCTTTGTGCTGAATCCTGTGTTTCTACTGATTACTACCCAATCGGTGTACAGGCTAGCTTTGAAGATGCTGAAGGCTGGAAAAACCTTCCTGAAGAAATCGAAGATGCTGATCCATTAGAAATTGTAATTCCTATGGAATTTGCACATGCAATGGAAAAGCTTGCTCCACAGACATGGTACGGTCTCACATGGGAATCTGACGACGACGGATACGATGTATTTGCTCTTTGTCCTGAAAAAGACTTCTCTAAAGCGTTCTTCACCATCAAACTTCGTGACTGGTCTGACGTTATTGAAGGCGACTTCCCAATGGCTGCTGACGGTCGCATCGAGAAAGGTTACTTCCGTTGTAAACTGATGGAACTTTCTGACGACGCTGAAGATTTCAAACTCTACATTTCCGGCATCAACGGCACTCACGGCTTCTGCGCTCCTGACGATGCACTGAAAAATGTTGACTTTACCAAAAACATTCTTGGTAACGACATGGGCTTCGTTGCTCTCGCTAACGGTATCATCGATGATGAAACTGTTCTCGAACTTGCTCAGTTCCACTCCGAGTGGCTCACAGAAGTTCTTACAACTCTCATGAAAGATCATCCTGATTGGGATCTTCTCTACATGCACTCCCACCTTGTTGACTGGTTCTACCATGGTTACCTCGACAAAATGGAAGACGGCAACGAAGAAGAGAAAAAGAAAGCATACGACATGGAACGTGTTATCTACCAGATCGAGGACAAATTCCTCGGTATCATGATGGATCACATGCCTGAAGATGCTCTCACATGTCTCATCTCCGACCACGGTGCAACTCCAATGGGTCCTATCCTCAACACTGCGGAAGCACTCAAACAGGCTGGTCTTTGTGCATACGAAGCTCGTTCTAACGACGATGCAAGTGCATTCTTTGACGAGTCCGAAGGTTTCAACTACGACCTCATCCCTGAGAAATCTTTGGCTGTTCCTCAGCGTTACATGTTCGTTTACGTTAACCTGAAGTCCAAATACCCAGGTGGTATCGTAGAGGATGAAGATTACGAAAAAGTTCGTAACCAGATCATCGATGCACTTTACGATTACAAACACCCTGAAACCGGCGAACGCCCAGTTATGTGTGCTATCCCTAAAGAAGACGCTAAAGTATTCGGTATGGGTGGCGAGCAGGCTGGTGACGTTGTTTACGTTCTCAAGCCTGAGTACATGGCTGAACACGGTTACGGCTTCCCTACTGGTGAATCCGGATGTGGTTCCCTCAAAAACATCATGCTCTGGAAAGGTCCTGGCGTGAAAAAAGGCTTCGTATACGAACGTCCTCGTTGGTTGGTTGACGTTGTTCCTACCTTCTGCCACGCAACAGGCAACCCTGTTCCAGCAGATACCGAAGGTGCGGTAATCTACCAGATCTTCGAAAAGCACAACAACTAA
- a CDS encoding DUF3450 domain-containing protein, with amino-acid sequence MKNLSYFSFIVTLCLLLTPRTLLASTSTAQSIVTDTITSEQRAQKKISAWQQKKPAIIAEIQHKQLELDWLTHQKNKYTAYVATIEDNIAEMERQNQELDTIANAVSPLLQSTLDHITAFIDEDIPFLSQERQQRIASIKKVLADPHAPQAEQLRRMLEVLEIETAYGSGIELEDEEVLLGDSKIHTTTLRAGRLGYYCISPDKEKVGIWSSEQQKFIPIEGEAATAVLQLQHIAHRKQIIEVTPLPLTIAVQSKQTDPTALAVNTTEQEEN; translated from the coding sequence ATGAAAAATCTTTCGTATTTCTCATTCATTGTAACCCTATGCCTGTTGCTTACGCCAAGAACACTATTAGCTTCAACCTCCACTGCTCAATCAATTGTGACCGATACCATTACCTCCGAGCAGAGGGCGCAAAAAAAAATAAGCGCTTGGCAGCAAAAGAAGCCTGCAATCATTGCAGAAATTCAACACAAACAATTGGAGCTGGACTGGCTCACCCATCAAAAAAATAAATATACCGCGTACGTTGCAACTATTGAAGATAACATTGCAGAGATGGAGCGACAAAACCAAGAGCTGGATACTATCGCTAACGCAGTATCGCCGTTGCTTCAATCGACACTGGATCACATTACTGCTTTTATCGATGAAGACATCCCTTTTCTTTCACAGGAAAGACAACAGCGTATTGCCTCAATAAAAAAAGTTTTAGCAGATCCACACGCCCCTCAAGCTGAACAACTCCGAAGGATGCTGGAAGTTTTAGAAATTGAAACAGCATATGGATCTGGAATTGAGCTGGAAGATGAAGAAGTCCTGCTAGGTGACAGCAAAATCCACACAACAACTCTCCGCGCTGGTAGACTGGGCTACTACTGCATTTCTCCAGACAAGGAAAAAGTTGGAATCTGGTCATCAGAACAGCAAAAATTTATTCCTATTGAAGGCGAAGCCGCTACTGCTGTTTTACAGCTACAACACATCGCCCATCGCAAACAGATCATTGAAGTCACACCATTACCACTAACAATCGCTGTTCAATCTAAACAAACAGACCCTACTGCTCTGGCAGTAAACACCACAGAGCAGGAGGAAAACTAA
- a CDS encoding MotA/TolQ/ExbB proton channel family protein, with amino-acid sequence MRLFISSVAAIMLLFSSALASNAATPSETKSDQWETTIATLSKLKKDHAKSVASTLQLTQKNKQELTAELTSVKQKAVKTDSEVQQLISQYEMLLKKEAALKQKLQNRREEIKTFEGTVRTAAKLMQDRASTSFLTQQHPERLQAFKTLLASGRMPGLSDLQHLIDMYFKELRATGTLARYESSIIAPDGKKITAEIFRTGTSSAFYRTPSDTYGFLEVTGNGTEVKSVEALSSELTSTVVDAFAGNQIVPLDFSHGAAFVRLVADSDIWTKIKDGGVLVWPILGIGVIALLLALERFINLGRMKRTSPEELTEIMELAENKDWTSCYKKLSNKNTPTKRVLWATLKKSSGSPAALEKGMQEALIFELGKMERFLPTMQTLAAVAPLLGLLGTVTGMINTFQVITLFGTGDPHMLSGGISEALVTTQLGLAVAIPIMMLHHVLNSRVDSLANDMEEKGTALIATILNGR; translated from the coding sequence ATGCGTTTATTCATCTCTTCTGTAGCAGCCATTATGTTGCTTTTTTCTTCTGCCCTAGCGTCTAACGCTGCAACGCCTTCTGAAACAAAATCAGATCAATGGGAAACGACCATTGCTACGCTCAGCAAATTAAAAAAAGATCATGCAAAAAGTGTAGCTTCTACCTTGCAACTTACGCAAAAAAACAAACAGGAGCTTACAGCCGAATTAACGAGTGTGAAACAAAAAGCTGTAAAAACAGATTCAGAAGTCCAACAGCTGATTTCGCAGTATGAAATGCTGCTAAAAAAAGAAGCAGCGTTAAAACAGAAACTTCAAAATAGACGTGAAGAAATCAAAACATTCGAAGGCACAGTGCGTACTGCTGCAAAGCTCATGCAGGACAGAGCCTCCACCAGCTTCCTGACCCAGCAACATCCAGAACGTTTGCAGGCATTCAAAACATTGCTGGCTTCGGGAAGAATGCCCGGATTAAGCGATCTTCAACACTTGATAGACATGTATTTCAAAGAGCTGCGCGCCACCGGAACACTTGCCCGATACGAAAGCTCAATTATCGCCCCAGACGGCAAAAAAATTACTGCTGAAATTTTCCGTACTGGTACTTCTTCAGCATTTTACCGAACTCCTTCCGATACATACGGCTTTCTGGAAGTTACCGGAAACGGAACAGAGGTGAAAAGCGTTGAAGCCCTGTCCTCCGAACTTACCTCAACAGTCGTTGATGCATTCGCAGGCAACCAGATTGTTCCACTCGATTTCAGCCACGGCGCAGCTTTTGTACGCCTTGTTGCCGACAGTGACATCTGGACAAAAATCAAAGATGGCGGGGTGCTCGTTTGGCCCATTCTCGGCATTGGAGTAATCGCACTGCTCTTGGCTCTTGAACGTTTTATAAATCTGGGGCGGATGAAGCGTACCTCTCCTGAAGAGCTTACTGAAATAATGGAGCTGGCAGAAAACAAAGACTGGACATCCTGCTATAAAAAACTTTCCAACAAAAACACACCTACCAAACGTGTTCTCTGGGCAACGTTGAAAAAATCTTCCGGCAGCCCCGCAGCTCTTGAAAAAGGTATGCAAGAAGCATTGATTTTTGAGCTCGGAAAGATGGAACGCTTCCTTCCTACCATGCAAACCCTTGCAGCAGTTGCTCCGCTTCTTGGACTGCTGGGTACTGTTACAGGTATGATTAATACATTCCAAGTCATTACATTGTTTGGCACGGGTGACCCACATATGCTTTCCGGCGGTATTTCCGAAGCACTGGTGACAACTCAGCTGGGACTTGCCGTAGCTATCCCAATTATGATGCTGCATCATGTGCTAAACAGCCGTGTAGACAGCCTCGCAAATGATATGGAGGAAAAGGGAACAGCCTTAATTGCCACAATTCTTAACGGGAGGTAA
- a CDS encoding MotA/TolQ/ExbB proton channel family protein → MTLLPQLTEQLHAGGTVLIPIIITGFVMWWLIINKFFILIQFKKNERSASELQTNPPPAWHWQSTLAATYKKLRSQNDETNNAIMATIGNSCCENMAKGLSTIALLVTAAPLMGLLGTVTGMITTFTTIAEFGTGNARGLAEGISQALITTQGGLLVAIPGYVAMDFLQRRVNRLRQRINAYLTYIDAELLSEPEVNTAQRTTAAHRSSTHV, encoded by the coding sequence ATGACACTTTTACCTCAACTGACTGAGCAGCTCCATGCTGGTGGCACGGTTCTTATCCCGATTATCATCACCGGATTCGTTATGTGGTGGCTTATCATCAACAAGTTTTTCATCTTGATTCAGTTCAAAAAGAACGAGCGAAGTGCGTCGGAGCTTCAGACAAATCCACCACCAGCATGGCACTGGCAAAGCACACTCGCCGCCACCTACAAAAAATTACGCAGTCAGAATGACGAAACCAACAATGCTATTATGGCAACCATTGGTAACTCCTGTTGCGAAAACATGGCAAAAGGGCTGTCCACTATTGCCCTGCTTGTCACAGCAGCTCCGCTCATGGGCTTATTAGGCACTGTTACCGGCATGATAACAACGTTCACTACAATTGCAGAATTTGGAACGGGCAACGCCAGAGGACTGGCTGAAGGCATCTCCCAAGCTCTTATCACGACACAGGGGGGCTTGCTCGTAGCTATTCCCGGGTACGTAGCAATGGATTTTCTGCAACGCAGAGTCAACCGACTGCGCCAGCGTATTAACGCGTATCTTACCTACATCGACGCTGAGTTATTATCTGAACCGGAAGTAAATACAGCGCAACGGACGACAGCAGCCCATAGGAGTTCCACTCATGTCTAG
- a CDS encoding biopolymer transporter ExbD → MSSIRSRRARRQQSELNMTPLIDMVFILLIFFIVTTSFVKEAGVEINRPVANTAVTNESTSLIIGITESNEIWIEGKIYDVRSIRGYMNRFLAETPEGSVVIAADQECKSGLLIKVLDACREAGTTNLSVAARIPS, encoded by the coding sequence ATGTCTAGCATACGTTCTCGGCGAGCACGTCGCCAGCAAAGTGAATTAAACATGACACCATTAATCGATATGGTATTCATTCTTCTTATTTTTTTTATTGTAACAACAAGTTTTGTTAAAGAGGCAGGAGTTGAAATAAACCGTCCTGTCGCAAATACGGCGGTTACAAATGAAAGTACCAGCCTGATTATTGGCATTACTGAAAGTAACGAAATCTGGATTGAAGGAAAAATCTATGACGTACGTTCCATTCGTGGGTATATGAACCGTTTTCTTGCAGAAACGCCTGAAGGTTCAGTCGTAATTGCAGCGGACCAAGAATGCAAAAGCGGTCTTCTTATCAAAGTGCTGGATGCATGCAGAGAAGCCGGGACTACAAATCTGAGCGTTGCTGCCAGGATTCCATCATGA
- a CDS encoding energy transducer TonB, whose protein sequence is MIRPPFSRLQWVLSCLIAAAFAVVLILAPSLFKQETEPNKITRFRTTVSLRQIPPKAEEEEPPPEEEKKPEPPAEEPVAIMELSTPPVSPVQPDLLDVDIAANLSLAVPVNIPRQVGTLGIGDVDEAPIPIYTPPPLYPARAKRRRIETNLLVKMVIKADGTVAKPHIVTGEHQELFSSAALQAVKKWRFKPARLHGKAVAVLVSLPLEFTCTN, encoded by the coding sequence ATGATCCGCCCACCGTTTTCCCGACTCCAATGGGTTTTGTCCTGTTTAATTGCAGCAGCATTTGCTGTTGTGTTGATTTTAGCTCCTTCTCTATTCAAGCAGGAAACCGAACCGAATAAAATAACACGATTTCGGACTACTGTTTCGTTACGTCAAATCCCACCGAAAGCAGAAGAGGAGGAACCGCCTCCCGAAGAAGAAAAAAAGCCTGAACCACCTGCGGAGGAACCGGTCGCAATTATGGAGCTTTCAACTCCACCAGTTTCTCCCGTACAACCAGATTTGCTGGATGTAGATATAGCAGCCAACCTTTCGCTAGCAGTTCCGGTCAATATTCCACGGCAGGTTGGCACACTTGGAATAGGGGATGTAGACGAAGCACCTATTCCAATATATACGCCGCCTCCACTCTATCCGGCCAGAGCAAAGAGACGAAGAATTGAGACAAACCTGCTTGTAAAAATGGTTATAAAAGCTGACGGTACAGTCGCAAAACCTCACATAGTTACAGGCGAACATCAGGAATTATTCAGCAGTGCTGCATTGCAGGCTGTTAAAAAATGGCGATTTAAGCCAGCCCGCTTACACGGAAAGGCTGTGGCGGTTCTGGTTTCATTGCCACTGGAGTTCACATGTACAAATTAA
- a CDS encoding tetratricopeptide repeat protein, whose protein sequence is MYKLIVSCALCITFFAGQACFAAPRANPAIHKAYKELQANHPKKALELLESTLASSRPNVSAMVIAGNAYMELEETPKALALYKRGTKLYPHDTHLLQNKAVALYYLEQFAKAGDCFHQLSDLQRTPKGKHQKKSVKKADPSWYNSQYQAGVCYYKVSDYKNALTMLNPLTMYPEYKAFCDTHRLIAHSYIAQKKWKEATAILVSLLKKEVSNRDAWKLLAEVYIQRGKLKKGAAALQVAHSLKPATSGECMRLAKVYLQVNSPLLAVKSIKASPEPLTAKQLELLSIAQEKGGHLERAAQAIEKAISLAPSPKRHFELAKIYFRNQQYSNAIPHFDKAAAKTKYKGLSYYFQGQCYLQLNQYDNAKKLFLKAKKYKKVRLSAASGMMLIQQKEKIHSEEKALKKHS, encoded by the coding sequence ATGTACAAATTAATCGTAAGTTGCGCTCTATGTATAACGTTTTTTGCCGGACAAGCTTGTTTTGCAGCACCACGCGCCAATCCTGCCATACACAAGGCATACAAAGAGTTACAGGCAAATCATCCTAAGAAAGCACTGGAACTTCTGGAATCTACACTCGCAAGTTCAAGACCGAATGTATCTGCGATGGTTATTGCAGGTAACGCGTATATGGAGCTTGAAGAAACGCCAAAAGCATTGGCTCTCTACAAGCGTGGCACAAAACTTTATCCGCATGACACTCACCTTCTGCAAAACAAGGCTGTTGCTCTATACTATCTAGAACAGTTTGCAAAAGCAGGTGACTGCTTTCACCAGCTAAGCGATTTACAACGTACACCAAAAGGCAAACACCAAAAAAAAAGCGTAAAGAAAGCAGACCCAAGCTGGTACAACAGTCAATATCAAGCTGGCGTCTGCTATTACAAAGTATCAGATTACAAAAATGCTTTGACGATGCTGAACCCTCTTACAATGTATCCAGAGTACAAGGCTTTCTGCGATACCCATAGGCTTATTGCACATTCTTATATTGCGCAAAAAAAATGGAAAGAAGCCACGGCGATTCTTGTCAGCCTGTTAAAAAAAGAAGTTAGCAATAGAGATGCCTGGAAACTGCTTGCCGAGGTATATATTCAACGCGGAAAACTCAAAAAAGGTGCGGCGGCGCTACAAGTAGCGCATAGCCTGAAACCTGCAACTTCTGGTGAGTGTATGCGCCTTGCAAAAGTCTACTTGCAGGTTAATTCACCACTCCTTGCAGTTAAATCAATTAAGGCCTCGCCGGAGCCACTGACAGCAAAGCAACTAGAACTGCTTTCTATTGCACAAGAAAAGGGCGGTCACTTAGAGCGAGCCGCACAAGCAATTGAAAAAGCAATCAGCCTTGCTCCTTCCCCCAAGCGACATTTTGAGCTTGCCAAAATATACTTCCGAAATCAGCAGTACAGCAACGCCATACCTCACTTTGACAAAGCGGCTGCCAAGACTAAATATAAAGGACTGTCATACTACTTCCAAGGACAATGCTACCTTCAATTAAATCAATACGATAACGCAAAGAAACTGTTTCTTAAAGCCAAAAAATATAAAAAAGTACGACTTAGTGCAGCAAGCGGTATGATGCTCATCCAGCAAAAGGAAAAAATCCATAGCGAAGAAAAAGCATTAAAAAAGCATAGCTGA